From Methanoculleus oceani, a single genomic window includes:
- a CDS encoding roadblock/LC7 domain-containing protein: MEENAPRYVDEIRSVAGVAACALVSDEGRIMGKYFREGNLSSSLFAAMCATVLASAEAACGSANIERPSMVTISAADATILIVSAGETALITAVIEKSADLSTVQRQLLDIAVRIGEEA, from the coding sequence ATGGAAGAGAATGCCCCGAGATACGTCGATGAGATCCGATCCGTCGCCGGTGTCGCTGCATGTGCTCTCGTATCTGATGAGGGCAGGATCATGGGTAAGTACTTCCGGGAAGGGAATCTTTCGTCGTCTCTATTTGCAGCAATGTGCGCAACGGTCCTTGCATCGGCGGAGGCAGCTTGCGGCAGTGCCAATATAGAGCGACCGTCCATGGTCACCATCTCCGCAGCCGACGCCACGATCCTCATCGTGAGTGCCGGGGAGACTGCCCTGATCACAGCGGTAATAGAGAAGTCTGCAGATCTCTCTACAGTACAGAGACAGTTATTGGATATAGCAGTCAGAATCGGAGAGGAGGCATAA
- a CDS encoding response regulator, protein MYTILIVDDSPMIVDVFVTMLERGGYRPITAFSGEECLKVLNTTPPDLVLLDIMMEPMDGWETLGKIKTNPETRDIPVLMLTAKPLTPEEANEYGTYIEDYILKPTTHHQLYEAIEHVLARRHSIAADIKRAREAGVDPGIVDEYERLSKSVDINRRLLKILETTYSIKDARAGMGEDITRAIKSMAASIRLQEERLNQVRTQFADLFEVR, encoded by the coding sequence ATGTACACAATACTGATTGTCGATGATAGCCCCATGATCGTCGACGTTTTTGTTACTATGCTGGAGCGTGGTGGGTATAGGCCGATCACCGCCTTTAGCGGCGAGGAATGTCTGAAGGTCCTGAATACGACCCCTCCGGATCTGGTTCTTCTGGATATCATGATGGAGCCGATGGACGGCTGGGAAACGCTTGGGAAGATCAAGACCAATCCTGAGACGCGGGATATCCCTGTCCTCATGCTGACGGCGAAACCCCTCACCCCTGAGGAGGCCAACGAATATGGCACCTACATCGAGGACTATATCCTCAAACCCACCACCCACCACCAGCTCTATGAGGCCATAGAGCATGTGCTGGCACGCCGGCACTCCATCGCTGCCGATATCAAGCGTGCGCGCGAGGCCGGCGTGGACCCCGGGATCGTCGACGAGTATGAGCGCCTCTCCAAAAGCGTCGATATCAACAGGCGCCTCCTGAAGATCCTGGAGACTACCTACAGCATCAAGGACGCCCGGGCGGGAATGGGTGAGGACATCACCAGGGCCATAAAGAGCATGGCGGCGAGCATCAGGCTCCAGGAAGAGCGCCTGAATCAGGTCCGGACCCAGTTTGCAG